A DNA window from Acidobacteriota bacterium contains the following coding sequences:
- a CDS encoding transposase: MAKNLGRLNERSGSQGTHQPQQCLSRRECGEDKKGAKSQLGFSGKHRVNGLKRHLVIDANGHPLNFTLRKANRHDQSNLLETIDGIKIGKRRRRPKRLGLDKGYDSDELRAALRRRRIVPIAAYRRNRKIDPATLPVKERRGKRYCRQR, translated from the coding sequence GTGGCAAAAAATCTTGGGCGACTTAATGAAAGAAGCGGATCGCAAGGGACTCATCAACCTCAACAATGCTTATCACGACGCGAGTGTGGTGAAGACAAAAAGGGGGCGAAAAGCCAACTAGGTTTTTCAGGGAAGCACCGTGTTAACGGGCTTAAACGCCATTTGGTGATTGATGCCAATGGCCATCCCTTGAACTTTACCTTGCGTAAAGCGAACCGCCATGACCAGAGCAATCTGTTAGAGACCATTGATGGTATCAAGATTGGGAAGCGTCGTCGTCGCCCCAAACGATTAGGCTTGGACAAAGGTTATGACAGCGATGAGCTACGAGCAGCATTGCGTCGCCGTCGCATCGTCCCGATTGCTGCTTATCGTCGCAATCGCAAGATTGACCCAGCTACATTGCCCGTAAAAGAACGACGCGGGAAACGTTATTGTCGTCAGCGATAG